The following coding sequences lie in one Rhizobium rhododendri genomic window:
- the flgF gene encoding flagellar basal-body rod protein FlgF yields the protein MQSGIYVSLSSQMALERRLTTIADNMANVNTTGFRGTEVKFNQVLSNTDNKLGSKVAFVTQGNDYLSTESGELQNTGSLFDFAVKGDAWFGINTPAGTVLTRDGRFSMTSTGALVSERGFPVLDPNGGQIQLNPQGGEPNVTANGEIFQNNKQMGTIGLYTADLSKGFVRYSNSGIIASQTPQAVVDSSKVGVAQGYLENSNVNGMREMTQLIEVSRAFDNISTLTGSSESSLDEAIKTLGSKSS from the coding sequence ATGCAGTCTGGTATCTATGTGTCTCTATCCTCGCAGATGGCCCTCGAGCGGCGGCTGACGACGATCGCCGATAACATGGCCAATGTGAACACCACTGGCTTTCGCGGCACGGAGGTCAAGTTCAACCAGGTGCTCAGCAACACCGACAACAAGCTCGGCTCCAAGGTCGCCTTCGTGACGCAAGGCAACGATTATCTTTCAACCGAGTCCGGCGAACTGCAGAATACCGGCAGCCTGTTCGACTTCGCGGTCAAGGGCGATGCCTGGTTCGGCATCAATACTCCCGCCGGCACAGTTCTGACACGCGACGGACGGTTTTCGATGACATCGACTGGAGCCCTTGTATCGGAGCGGGGCTTCCCTGTCCTCGATCCCAATGGCGGGCAGATCCAGCTCAATCCGCAGGGCGGAGAGCCTAATGTCACGGCCAACGGCGAGATCTTCCAGAACAACAAGCAGATGGGCACGATCGGTCTCTACACCGCCGACCTCAGCAAGGGCTTCGTGCGATATTCCAACAGCGGCATCATTGCCTCGCAGACACCGCAGGCGGTCGTCGACAGTTCCAAGGTCGGCGTTGCTCAAGGATATCTCGAAAATTCCAACGTCAATGGCATGCGCGAGATGACGCAGCTGATCGAAGTCAGCCGCGCCTTCGACAACATATCGACGCTGACGGGCTCGAGCGAAAGCTCGCTCGACGAGGCAATCAAGACCCTCGGCAGCAAGTCATCTTAA
- the motA gene encoding flagellar motor stator protein MotA: protein MNIIIGFVVTFGCIIGGFMAMGGHLGALMQPFEFLVIGGAGFGGFIMANTMKVIKDSGKALGEAFKHSVPKERNYLDVLGVLYALMRDLRTKSRNEIEAHIDNPDESSIFQTAPTILKNKELTAFICDYVRLIIIGNARSHEIEALMDEEINTILHDKMKPFYAITTMGDAFPAIGIVAAVLGVIKAMSHINDPPEVLGELIGSALVGTFLGILLSYSVCAPLVSQIKIVRSKQHRLYVIVKQTLLAYMNGSVPQVALEYGRKTISAYERPSIDAVEQEMMNPGGENKAA, encoded by the coding sequence ATGAACATCATAATCGGATTCGTTGTGACCTTTGGTTGCATCATCGGTGGCTTTATGGCCATGGGTGGCCATCTCGGTGCGCTTATGCAGCCATTCGAGTTCCTGGTGATCGGGGGTGCCGGCTTCGGCGGCTTCATCATGGCCAACACCATGAAAGTCATCAAGGATTCCGGGAAGGCACTGGGCGAGGCGTTCAAGCATTCGGTGCCAAAGGAACGCAACTACCTCGACGTGCTCGGCGTCCTCTATGCCCTGATGCGCGACCTGCGCACCAAGTCGCGCAACGAGATCGAAGCACACATCGACAATCCGGACGAATCCTCGATCTTCCAGACGGCTCCGACGATCCTGAAGAACAAGGAACTGACGGCCTTCATCTGCGACTATGTCCGCCTGATCATCATCGGCAATGCCCGCTCACACGAGATCGAGGCGCTGATGGACGAGGAAATCAACACCATCCTGCATGACAAGATGAAGCCATTCTACGCGATCACGACGATGGGCGACGCCTTCCCGGCTATCGGTATCGTCGCGGCCGTTCTCGGCGTCATCAAGGCCATGAGCCATATCAACGATCCGCCGGAAGTGCTGGGCGAGTTGATCGGCTCGGCACTGGTCGGCACCTTCCTCGGCATCCTGCTGTCCTATTCGGTGTGCGCGCCGCTGGTTTCGCAGATCAAGATCGTCCGCAGCAAGCAGCATCGCCTCTATGTCATCGTCAAGCAAACGCTGCTCGCCTACATGAACGGCTCCGTACCGCAGGTTGCCTTGGAATACGGCCGCAAGACAATTTCGGCTTATGAGCGTCCCTCGATCGATGCCGTCGAGCAGGAAATGATGAATCCGGGCGGCGAGAACAAGGCAGCTTGA
- a CDS encoding DegQ family serine endoprotease gives MSSILQRHRTAALVGAAFILGAASLPLVFNSTAANAAGQSGAVGGIIAANGSFAPIVSADKPAVVTITTTMKADNVSDDSDSSPMDQQFRQFFGGQGMPMPQQAPQGRQGHSQALGSGFIISSDGVIVTNNHVIDKAIDIKVTLDDGTELPAKLLGADPKSDLAVIKIQSPKPLATIAWGDSDKLKLGDQILAIGNPFGIGTTVTAGIVSARGRDLHSGPYDDFIQIDAPINHGNSGGPLVDSDGQVVGINTAIYSPNGGSVGVGFAIPSDEAKTIVAKLEKSGSIDHGYLGVEIQPVTQDIAEAVGLTQPQGALVALVSDGTPAANAGVKSGDIITGLGGRSVKMPKDLSRFVADLSPGTKESLTVWRDGKSVDLPVTVGGNDKGDEQASVESGDAQQGHKPALGIGLAELTPEVRQSLNLPDSVTGVVVESVNPDKAAASAGIQPGDVIVSVNQKPARNAHDVQAEVAQASKAGRKSVLLMIERDGTKTFVAVPFAAA, from the coding sequence ATGTCGTCAATTCTTCAGAGACACCGGACCGCAGCCCTCGTTGGCGCTGCTTTCATCCTGGGGGCGGCCTCGCTGCCGCTGGTTTTCAATAGCACGGCCGCCAATGCCGCAGGCCAATCCGGCGCTGTCGGCGGGATCATCGCCGCCAACGGCTCGTTTGCGCCGATCGTCAGCGCCGACAAGCCTGCGGTCGTCACCATCACCACGACGATGAAAGCCGACAATGTCAGCGACGACAGCGACAGTTCGCCGATGGACCAGCAGTTCCGCCAGTTCTTCGGCGGTCAGGGCATGCCGATGCCGCAACAGGCGCCGCAGGGCCGCCAGGGTCACAGCCAGGCCCTCGGTTCCGGCTTCATCATCAGCTCGGATGGCGTGATCGTCACCAACAACCACGTGATCGACAAGGCCATCGACATCAAGGTGACCCTCGATGACGGGACGGAGCTCCCGGCTAAGCTGCTCGGCGCCGATCCGAAGTCCGACCTCGCCGTCATCAAGATCCAGTCTCCCAAGCCCCTTGCCACCATCGCATGGGGCGATTCCGACAAGCTGAAGCTCGGCGACCAGATTCTCGCCATCGGCAATCCCTTCGGCATCGGCACGACGGTCACCGCCGGCATCGTTTCCGCCCGTGGCCGCGACCTGCACAGCGGCCCCTACGACGATTTCATCCAGATCGATGCGCCGATCAACCACGGTAATTCCGGCGGTCCGCTGGTAGATAGCGACGGCCAGGTGGTGGGCATCAACACGGCGATCTACTCGCCCAACGGCGGCAGCGTCGGCGTCGGCTTCGCCATTCCGTCCGACGAGGCAAAGACCATCGTCGCCAAGCTCGAGAAGAGCGGCTCGATCGACCATGGCTATCTCGGCGTCGAGATCCAGCCGGTGACGCAGGATATCGCCGAAGCCGTTGGCTTGACCCAGCCGCAGGGTGCCCTGGTGGCGCTGGTAAGCGACGGGACGCCGGCCGCAAATGCCGGCGTCAAGAGCGGCGACATCATCACCGGGCTCGGCGGCAGGTCCGTGAAAATGCCGAAGGACCTGTCGCGCTTCGTGGCCGACCTGTCGCCGGGTACGAAGGAGAGCCTGACAGTGTGGCGCGACGGTAAGTCCGTTGACCTGCCGGTAACGGTTGGCGGCAACGACAAAGGCGACGAGCAGGCTTCCGTCGAGAGCGGCGACGCGCAGCAGGGTCACAAGCCTGCGCTGGGCATCGGGCTTGCGGAACTGACGCCGGAAGTTCGCCAGTCGCTCAATCTTCCCGATAGCGTCACAGGCGTCGTGGTGGAAAGCGTCAATCCCGACAAGGCTGCAGCGTCCGCCGGCATCCAGCCAGGCGATGTGATCGTCTCGGTCAACCAGAAGCCGGCCCGCAACGCCCATGACGTTCAGGCTGAGGTGGCGCAGGCCAGCAAGGCCGGTCGCAAGTCAGTTCTGCTGATGATCGAACGGGACGGCACAAAGACCTTCGTGGCCGTGCCTTTCGCCGCTGCCTGA
- a CDS encoding FliM/FliN family flagellar motor switch protein — protein MDDTPRTPMSPTLLAKLTGGLGDHQRVEKLCASIGQVYSEFLPDLIKSEIGIDVVVSYAGSKTGAMDELIEGLGANVAVVHGSLRNWSPNFVLGCGAGFILTLMERMLGAMPETITTPKLRPLSLMELDLAVMVFDKIASVLRSAVNAPGGFEPYLEPAQNIEDGKPPAEGQPDEYAAAIKMSIKLGAATSHFMLVVPQKVLLKTVVTPPKAKNQTVKSEAWTQQITEQVHRSHVTIDARIRLQSLTLETISKLAVGDVIPFMDSSDVNVEVSANGKDIYICEFGKSGENYTVRVKDTVNSDSELLKHLMN, from the coding sequence ATGGATGATACACCGCGTACGCCGATGAGTCCGACCCTTCTCGCCAAGCTGACCGGCGGCCTGGGCGATCACCAACGGGTCGAGAAACTTTGTGCCTCGATCGGTCAGGTCTACAGCGAATTCCTGCCTGACCTTATCAAGAGCGAGATCGGCATCGACGTCGTCGTCTCCTATGCCGGCAGCAAGACCGGCGCCATGGACGAGCTGATCGAAGGGCTCGGCGCGAACGTCGCCGTCGTCCACGGCTCGTTGCGCAACTGGTCGCCGAACTTCGTGCTCGGCTGCGGCGCCGGATTTATCCTGACGCTGATGGAGCGGATGCTGGGCGCGATGCCCGAGACCATCACAACGCCGAAGCTGCGGCCGCTCTCGCTAATGGAGCTCGACCTTGCCGTCATGGTGTTCGACAAGATCGCCAGCGTGCTGCGCTCCGCCGTCAACGCACCGGGCGGTTTCGAGCCCTACCTCGAGCCAGCGCAGAATATCGAAGACGGCAAGCCGCCGGCGGAAGGCCAGCCGGACGAGTATGCGGCAGCCATCAAGATGTCGATCAAGCTGGGCGCCGCCACATCGCATTTCATGCTGGTGGTGCCGCAGAAGGTCCTCTTGAAAACCGTCGTCACGCCACCGAAGGCGAAGAACCAGACGGTGAAGTCGGAAGCTTGGACCCAACAGATCACGGAGCAGGTTCACCGTTCCCATGTGACGATCGACGCCCGCATCCGGCTGCAATCGCTGACGCTGGAGACAATCTCCAAGCTTGCCGTCGGCGACGTCATTCCGTTCATGGACAGCAGCGATGTGAACGTCGAGGTCAGCGCCAACGGCAAGGACATCTACATCTGCGAATTCGGCAAGTCCGGCGAAAACTACACGGTGCGTGTCAAGGACACCGTCAACTCCGATAGCGAATTGCTCAAGCACCTCATGAATTGA
- the flhB gene encoding flagellar biosynthesis protein FlhB produces the protein MADEDKDSKTENPTEKKLREATDKGNIPMSREATLFASMLATFIYMIFFLPDRMARMGQVLRDLFENPDQWSLETGSDVMSLFVKIGWEVGNLLLPAVVLFFLFGISSSVAQHLPSPVLDRIRPQISRISPVAGWKRIFSVPGLVEFGKSMMKIVVVGIIMFFVLRSEFFSSIDSMFSDPQTIFVRLASIIKKILVVVLLATAIVGIIDLFWTRYHWYDQLRMTKQDVKDEFKQSQGDPIVKARQRSIARDRARRRMMKNVSRATLVIANPTHFAVALRYVRSENDAPVVVAKGQDLIALKIREIAEENNIPVFEDPPLARSMFAQVSVDSVIPSVFFKAVAELIHRIYAAKSNNKRVP, from the coding sequence TTGGCCGACGAGGACAAAGACAGCAAGACCGAGAATCCGACCGAGAAAAAACTTCGGGAAGCGACAGACAAGGGCAATATCCCGATGTCACGGGAGGCAACGCTGTTTGCCTCCATGCTTGCCACCTTCATCTACATGATCTTCTTCCTGCCGGATCGGATGGCCCGGATGGGCCAGGTGCTTCGCGACCTGTTCGAAAATCCGGACCAATGGAGCCTGGAAACCGGCTCTGACGTGATGTCGCTGTTCGTCAAGATCGGCTGGGAAGTTGGCAACCTGCTGTTACCGGCGGTCGTGCTGTTCTTCCTGTTCGGCATCAGTTCCTCGGTCGCCCAGCACCTGCCCTCACCCGTGCTCGATCGCATCCGGCCGCAGATATCGCGCATTTCGCCGGTTGCCGGCTGGAAGCGCATCTTCAGCGTCCCCGGACTGGTGGAATTCGGCAAATCGATGATGAAGATCGTCGTTGTCGGGATCATCATGTTTTTCGTGCTGCGCAGCGAGTTCTTCAGCTCGATCGATTCGATGTTTTCCGATCCGCAGACGATTTTCGTCCGGCTTGCGAGCATCATCAAGAAAATCCTTGTGGTCGTGCTGCTGGCGACCGCGATCGTCGGTATCATCGATTTGTTCTGGACGCGCTACCATTGGTACGACCAGCTGCGCATGACGAAGCAGGACGTCAAGGACGAATTCAAGCAGTCGCAGGGCGACCCTATCGTCAAGGCACGCCAGAGATCGATCGCCCGCGACAGGGCTCGCCGGCGGATGATGAAGAACGTTTCGCGCGCAACACTTGTCATCGCCAACCCGACCCACTTTGCCGTGGCGCTACGTTACGTCAGGTCGGAAAACGATGCGCCGGTCGTCGTGGCAAAAGGCCAGGACCTGATTGCACTCAAAATCAGGGAAATTGCCGAGGAAAACAACATCCCGGTGTTCGAGGATCCGCCACTTGCGCGCTCCATGTTTGCGCAAGTCTCGGTCGATAGTGTCATCCCGTCAGTATTTTTTAAGGCCGTCGCAGAACTGATTCATCGTATCTATGCGGCGAAATCAAATAATAAGCGGGTACCATAA
- the visR gene encoding transcriptional regulator VisR — MKYAPDRTTVSRELKMTRVHRISSRSDLFPRLVAMQKLIDAQNFAIYRVAGSGLPNRLRLVCELENFGPANPLVTKAILDAYGDDMLEHLEKSLLPLMWNGVDDESTAEAIDFASFTLRLKSKMLPYAGIVFPVRLGTVGNGIVLFTANFIDVSSDVIVDLHGRSCQIMMDLLSLDERRNSAVESLSEREIACLQLAGDGRISEEIADKLGLSVHTVNAYLGSATIKLDSVNRIQAIAKSIRLGYIS, encoded by the coding sequence ATGAAATACGCGCCGGACAGAACGACCGTATCGCGCGAACTGAAGATGACGCGGGTTCACCGTATCTCCAGCCGTTCCGACCTTTTCCCGCGCCTAGTCGCGATGCAGAAACTGATCGACGCCCAGAATTTCGCAATTTACCGCGTCGCCGGTTCTGGCCTTCCCAACAGGCTGCGTCTGGTCTGCGAGCTGGAAAACTTCGGTCCGGCCAATCCCCTGGTCACGAAGGCCATTCTCGACGCTTACGGCGATGACATGCTGGAGCATCTCGAAAAATCGCTGCTGCCGCTCATGTGGAACGGCGTTGACGACGAGAGCACGGCCGAAGCCATCGATTTTGCCTCGTTCACATTGCGGCTGAAATCCAAGATGCTGCCCTATGCCGGCATTGTGTTTCCGGTCCGGCTGGGAACCGTGGGTAACGGAATCGTCCTGTTCACCGCCAATTTTATCGACGTCAGCAGCGACGTCATCGTCGATTTGCATGGTCGAAGCTGCCAGATCATGATGGATCTGCTATCGCTGGACGAACGGCGCAACTCTGCGGTGGAATCGTTGAGCGAGCGGGAAATCGCCTGCCTGCAACTGGCCGGAGACGGCCGGATCAGCGAAGAAATAGCGGACAAGCTTGGCCTTTCCGTGCATACGGTCAACGCCTATCTCGGCTCGGCGACGATCAAGCTCGATAGCGTCAATCGCATCCAGGCAATCGCGAAGTCCATCCGGCTTGGCTATATCAGCTGA
- the fliN gene encoding flagellar motor switch protein FliN, with protein MAPRKTKTVGEDALDLPGNEDELNDAIDGLRGVLKKDAGDLSDFGGDFGAEDDDAAASPMSLSSFGDFGDDSASTDSDLSDLGDFGGSSFETQQAPGSALTSNMDLIMDIPIDVQIVLGSSRMQVSGLMNLTEGAIIALDKKIGEPVEITVNGRRIARGEITVLENDDTRFGIKLIEVLGTKKA; from the coding sequence ATGGCACCCAGGAAAACAAAAACTGTTGGCGAAGACGCTCTCGACCTGCCCGGCAACGAGGACGAGTTGAACGATGCGATCGACGGTTTGCGCGGCGTCCTGAAAAAGGATGCCGGCGACCTTTCAGACTTCGGCGGCGATTTCGGCGCTGAGGACGACGACGCTGCAGCCTCGCCGATGAGCCTTTCCAGTTTTGGCGATTTCGGCGATGATAGCGCATCGACAGATTCGGATCTTAGCGACCTCGGAGATTTCGGCGGTTCGTCGTTCGAGACACAGCAGGCGCCAGGCAGCGCGCTGACGTCGAACATGGACCTGATCATGGACATCCCGATCGATGTCCAGATCGTGCTTGGCAGCAGCCGCATGCAGGTCTCCGGCCTGATGAATTTGACGGAAGGGGCGATCATCGCCCTCGACAAGAAAATCGGCGAGCCGGTCGAGATCACGGTCAACGGTCGGCGGATTGCTCGTGGCGAAATCACCGTGCTGGAAAATGACGATACGCGCTTCGGGATCAAGCTAATTGAAGTCTTGGGCACGAAGAAAGCCTAA
- the visN gene encoding transcriptional regulator VisN, with the protein MDMNILQASRSEGDVILPTLPAKSMTRDQLILRLMDVAGSPYIHSGLRALTDYIGASHYMLARCDLLQESGLDFVMSSDWPFDLVRRLASHLVGAYVRTTEIEKCMLLFQPSFSVLPDDVTLPEGSSRQYCSLTLNVGRTRLSLMLLYRDGFILSPERLREVGLLTAYFASFGHCVEGKGERSFELTDRELECLFWIAEGKTSDEIAMILGISRNTINNYITSVMRKTATKTRSEAIAFAVRNNLV; encoded by the coding sequence ATGGACATGAATATACTTCAGGCGAGCCGCAGCGAAGGGGATGTTATTCTCCCAACGCTTCCCGCCAAGAGCATGACCCGTGACCAGCTTATCCTGCGTCTGATGGACGTCGCAGGCTCCCCCTACATCCATTCGGGCCTGCGCGCCCTGACCGATTATATCGGCGCCTCCCACTATATGCTCGCCCGCTGCGACCTGCTCCAGGAGAGCGGCCTCGATTTCGTCATGTCGTCCGACTGGCCGTTCGATCTCGTCCGGCGGCTGGCATCCCATCTCGTCGGCGCCTATGTGCGGACCACCGAGATCGAGAAGTGCATGTTGCTGTTCCAGCCAAGCTTTTCGGTTTTGCCCGACGACGTGACCTTGCCGGAGGGATCGAGCCGCCAGTACTGCTCGCTGACACTCAATGTCGGCCGCACCCGGCTGTCGCTGATGCTGCTCTATCGTGACGGTTTCATCCTGTCGCCCGAACGTCTTCGCGAAGTCGGGTTGCTGACGGCCTATTTCGCGAGCTTCGGGCATTGCGTCGAGGGCAAGGGCGAGCGCAGCTTCGAATTGACGGACCGGGAGCTGGAATGCCTGTTCTGGATCGCCGAGGGCAAGACCAGCGACGAAATCGCCATGATTCTCGGCATCTCACGCAACACGATCAACAATTACATAACCAGCGTCATGCGCAAGACCGCAACCAAGACCCGGTCCGAAGCGATCGCGTTTGCGGTCAGAAACAATCTGGTCTGA
- the fliG gene encoding flagellar motor switch protein FliG, which yields MMDFDDFGGAVAEKPLSQAEKAAAVLLAMGKEVAGRLLKYFTQHELQLIISSAQSLRPIPPDELAILVAEFEDLFTEGAGLMDNAKAIESILEEGLTPDEVDSLLGRRTAFQAFETSIWDRLGEGEPAFVGSFLLKEHPQTIAYILSMMPSSFGAKVLMQIPDAQRADIMNRTVNLKDVSPKAAQIIENRVVALLAEIEMERNAGGSAKVAELMNEMEKPQVDTLLSSLETLSQASVDKVRPKIFLFDDLMLMPQRGRVLLLNDISADILTMALRGSSGEMRETVLASISPRQRRMIESDLAAGTNGINPREIAIARRAIAQEAIRLANSGQIQLKEPVVADTEAA from the coding sequence ATGATGGACTTTGACGATTTCGGCGGCGCTGTAGCCGAGAAACCGTTATCTCAGGCTGAAAAAGCCGCGGCCGTCCTTCTTGCCATGGGCAAGGAGGTCGCGGGACGTTTGTTGAAATATTTTACCCAGCACGAATTGCAGCTGATCATTTCGTCCGCCCAGTCGCTGCGCCCCATTCCCCCGGACGAACTGGCAATCCTCGTTGCCGAATTCGAAGACCTGTTCACCGAAGGTGCCGGTCTGATGGATAACGCCAAGGCTATCGAGAGCATTCTCGAGGAGGGCCTGACGCCAGACGAGGTCGACAGCCTGCTCGGCCGTCGCACAGCCTTCCAGGCCTTCGAAACGTCGATCTGGGACCGCCTCGGCGAAGGCGAACCGGCTTTTGTCGGCAGCTTCCTCCTGAAAGAGCATCCGCAGACCATCGCCTACATCCTGTCGATGATGCCATCGTCGTTCGGTGCCAAGGTGTTGATGCAGATCCCGGACGCCCAGCGCGCCGACATCATGAACCGGACGGTCAACCTCAAGGACGTCAGTCCGAAGGCGGCACAGATCATCGAAAACCGCGTCGTGGCGCTGTTGGCGGAGATCGAGATGGAACGCAACGCAGGCGGCTCGGCCAAGGTTGCGGAACTGATGAACGAAATGGAGAAGCCGCAGGTCGATACGCTGCTGAGCTCGCTCGAAACGTTGAGCCAGGCTTCCGTCGACAAGGTCCGTCCGAAGATCTTCCTGTTCGACGACCTGATGCTTATGCCGCAGCGCGGCCGCGTCCTGCTGCTCAACGACATCTCCGCCGACATCCTGACGATGGCCTTGCGCGGGTCTTCCGGCGAGATGCGCGAGACGGTGCTTGCCTCGATCAGCCCGCGCCAGCGTCGCATGATCGAATCGGATCTTGCCGCCGGTACGAACGGTATCAACCCACGCGAGATCGCCATCGCCCGCCGCGCAATTGCCCAGGAAGCGATCCGGCTGGCCAATTCCGGCCAGATCCAGCTCAAGGAACCCGTCGTTGCCGACACCGAGGCCGCTTAA
- the fliF gene encoding flagellar basal-body MS-ring/collar protein FliF, giving the protein MNLLNQLLQILKNVQNLGRNRLMALGGVAVLSIAVVLGAALYVNKPAQETLYVGLDKPDLNQISIALAEANIAFQVGTDGTSVTVPAGTTGKARLLLAEKGLPNSTNAGYELFDNVGSLGLTSFMQEVTRVRALEGEIGRTITSINGISAARVHIVMPDVGNFRKAGQKPTASVMIRAGSEAGRKSAQSIRHLVASAVPGLEVDDVTILDSTGQLLASGDDPGNNALNRNLGIVQNVQSEVEKNIDKALAPFLGMDNFRSSVTAQLNTDTQQIQSTVYDPESKVERSVRTTKENQKSQQQQSDTAATVEQNIPQAAPASGGASPQNSDQTDKKDEQTNYEINSTTTATVRNSYKLEKLSVAVVVNKGRIAKMVGEPADQAKIDAYIADMQKIVATAAGLDPKRGDIITVNAMDFLDTQLLDDTASSPGIMDMLSRNMAGIINSLAFVVVAFLIIMMGFRPLIRSVAGGRLAGTEADSALPDAAGLELPDFAPGGAGAGGALMDGFGSDFGFDSTDDLLTMGDDDGNFNRRVKEGPERRLSRMVEMSEERAAKILRKWAVDVAA; this is encoded by the coding sequence ATGAATCTGTTAAATCAACTACTTCAGATATTGAAGAATGTTCAGAATCTAGGCCGAAACCGCCTTATGGCGTTAGGCGGCGTCGCAGTGCTTTCCATTGCCGTGGTTCTGGGCGCAGCCCTTTACGTCAATAAGCCCGCCCAGGAGACACTTTACGTCGGCCTGGACAAGCCGGACCTCAACCAGATCAGCATCGCGCTTGCAGAAGCCAATATCGCATTCCAGGTCGGCACCGACGGGACCAGCGTCACGGTCCCTGCAGGCACCACAGGCAAGGCGCGTCTGCTGCTCGCCGAAAAAGGCCTCCCCAACAGCACCAATGCCGGCTACGAACTGTTTGACAATGTCGGCTCTCTCGGCCTGACCTCCTTCATGCAGGAAGTCACTCGCGTTCGCGCTCTCGAAGGTGAGATCGGTCGCACCATCACCTCGATCAACGGCATCAGCGCCGCCCGCGTTCACATCGTTATGCCCGATGTCGGCAACTTTCGCAAAGCCGGGCAAAAGCCCACAGCCTCCGTCATGATCCGCGCCGGCTCCGAAGCTGGCCGCAAGTCTGCCCAGTCCATTCGCCATCTCGTCGCCTCGGCCGTGCCCGGCCTCGAAGTCGACGACGTTACGATCCTGGATTCCACCGGCCAGCTGCTCGCCTCCGGCGACGATCCGGGCAACAATGCCCTCAACCGTAACCTCGGCATTGTCCAGAACGTCCAGAGCGAGGTCGAGAAGAACATCGACAAGGCGCTTGCTCCGTTCCTCGGCATGGACAATTTCCGCTCCAGCGTCACGGCGCAGCTGAATACGGACACGCAGCAGATCCAGTCGACGGTCTACGATCCGGAATCCAAGGTCGAGCGCTCGGTCCGCACCACCAAAGAAAACCAGAAATCACAGCAGCAGCAGTCTGACACGGCTGCGACGGTCGAACAGAACATCCCCCAGGCGGCGCCCGCATCGGGTGGCGCCAGCCCGCAAAACAGTGACCAGACCGACAAGAAGGACGAGCAGACCAACTACGAGATCAACAGCACGACCACGGCCACCGTCCGTAACAGCTACAAGCTCGAGAAGCTTTCGGTCGCCGTCGTCGTTAACAAGGGTCGCATCGCCAAGATGGTTGGTGAACCCGCCGACCAGGCGAAGATCGACGCCTATATCGCCGACATGCAGAAGATCGTCGCGACGGCTGCCGGCCTCGACCCCAAGCGCGGCGATATCATTACCGTCAACGCCATGGATTTCCTCGACACCCAGTTGCTCGACGACACGGCCTCTAGCCCCGGCATCATGGACATGCTGAGCCGCAACATGGCTGGCATCATCAACTCGCTCGCCTTCGTCGTCGTCGCCTTCCTGATCATTATGATGGGCTTCCGTCCTTTGATCCGCTCGGTAGCCGGTGGACGCCTGGCCGGTACAGAAGCCGATAGCGCCCTGCCGGATGCAGCAGGCCTGGAGCTGCCGGACTTTGCTCCGGGCGGTGCCGGCGCCGGTGGCGCCCTGATGGACGGCTTCGGCTCCGACTTCGGCTTCGACAGCACCGACGACCTGCTGACGATGGGCGACGACGACGGCAACTTCAATCGCCGCGTCAAGGAAGGCCCGGAACGTCGCCTGTCGCGCATGGTGGAAATGAGCGAAGAACGCGCTGCGAAAATCCTCCGAAAATGGGCAGTCGACGTCGCCGCCTGA